A section of the Roseivirga sp. BDSF3-8 genome encodes:
- the dapF gene encoding diaminopimelate epimerase, with the protein MLAFFVITLIDNPLIIKLMTHITFYKYQGTGNDFVMIDNRSQAISRDNLSLIRQLCDRRFGIGADGLIMIENHPEADFEMVYFNADGSMSMCGNGARCAVMFARQLKIIENTTVFIAIDGRHSAFIKDGLVHLLMGKPGPVITRDTDRFVDTGSPHHIRFVKNLQEYDVVTLGRKIRYGVPYLQEGTNVNFVEDSGGEFSVRTYERGVEDETYSCGTGVTAVALALSSEKAYPSPIKIKTRGGQLQVSFEEKNGQFDNVYLIGPAKFVFEGIINPEIL; encoded by the coding sequence ATGTTGGCTTTTTTTGTTATTACCCTAATTGATAATCCACTCATTATCAAACTCATGACTCATATTACATTTTATAAATACCAAGGCACTGGAAATGATTTTGTCATGATCGACAACAGAAGCCAGGCTATCAGTCGTGACAACCTTTCTTTAATAAGGCAATTGTGCGACAGACGATTCGGTATCGGAGCAGATGGATTGATTATGATTGAGAATCATCCGGAAGCAGATTTTGAAATGGTATATTTCAATGCAGATGGGTCTATGAGTATGTGCGGCAATGGTGCACGATGTGCTGTCATGTTTGCCCGGCAATTAAAAATAATTGAAAATACCACCGTTTTCATAGCAATAGATGGAAGGCACTCTGCATTTATCAAGGATGGGCTAGTACACTTGTTAATGGGAAAACCCGGCCCGGTAATAACGAGAGATACTGACAGGTTTGTTGACACCGGAAGTCCACATCATATTCGGTTTGTAAAGAACCTTCAGGAGTATGACGTAGTAACTTTGGGTAGAAAGATCAGGTATGGCGTACCCTATTTGCAGGAAGGCACTAATGTAAACTTCGTAGAGGACAGCGGAGGGGAATTCAGCGTACGCACCTATGAACGCGGCGTAGAGGATGAAACGTACAGCTGTGGCACGGGAGTAACAGCCGTTGCCCTGGCTCTGTCATCGGAAAAAGCCTATCCCTCACCTATAAAAATCAAAACCCGAGGGGGGCAACTACAGGTATCATTTGAGGAAAAAAATGGTCAGTTTGATAATGTTTACCTTATTGGTCCGGCCAAATTTGTATTTGAGGGTATAATCAACCCTGAAATTTTGTAG
- a CDS encoding 30S ribosomal protein S16, with protein MAVRIRLARRGRKAKPIYDVVVADSRSPRDGRFIEKIGLYNPNTDPATVDIDTEKAFEWVMKGAQPSDTVRAMLSYRGVMYRKHLQHGVLKGAITQEEADKRFEEWSKSKEEKIQGKIDRLASEKSKAAAERREAEAKVKEARAEALRQKQAEAEAADAPAEEGEEAAGEESTAAEGGETAEETKE; from the coding sequence ATGGCTGTTAGAATCAGACTAGCGCGTCGAGGACGCAAAGCGAAGCCTATCTACGATGTAGTTGTGGCCGACTCGAGGTCTCCCCGTGATGGAAGGTTTATTGAAAAAATAGGCCTTTACAATCCGAACACCGACCCTGCAACCGTAGATATTGATACGGAAAAAGCATTTGAATGGGTAATGAAAGGTGCCCAACCAAGTGATACAGTTAGGGCCATGTTATCTTATCGTGGTGTAATGTACCGCAAGCACCTACAGCATGGTGTTTTAAAAGGTGCTATAACGCAGGAAGAAGCAGATAAACGCTTTGAAGAATGGTCTAAATCCAAGGAAGAAAAAATCCAGGGTAAAATTGACCGTCTGGCAAGTGAAAAATCGAAAGCTGCTGCTGAACGCCGTGAAGCTGAGGCAAAAGTGAAAGAAGCCAGAGCTGAAGCACTCCGTCAGAAGCAAGCTGAAGCAGAAGCTGCTGATGCACCTGCTGAGGAAGGTGAAGAGGCTGCCGGTGAAGAAAGCACTGCCGCAGAAGGTGGAGAAACTGCTGAAGAAACAAAAGAATAA
- the trmD gene encoding tRNA (guanosine(37)-N1)-methyltransferase TrmD produces the protein MRIDIITVVPELLSGPFSHSILKRAIDKGLVEVNVINLREYATNKHKQVDDYAYGGGAGMVLMAEPVVKCIEKLQEERTYDDIIYMSPDGEPFIQRVANQLALKKNLILLCGHYKGIDERIREHFITREISIGDFVLSGGELAAAVVADAVIRLLPGVISDETSALTDSFQDGLVAPPVYTRPADFRGHTVPKILLSGHEAKIEAWRFEKAVERTKQRRPDLFNNDSLNS, from the coding sequence ATGCGGATAGACATAATAACTGTTGTACCAGAATTACTGTCAGGACCATTTAGCCACTCTATACTAAAACGGGCGATAGATAAGGGCCTTGTTGAAGTAAATGTAATTAACCTTAGAGAGTATGCCACCAACAAGCATAAGCAGGTAGACGATTATGCATATGGTGGAGGAGCAGGGATGGTACTTATGGCAGAGCCTGTAGTAAAATGCATTGAAAAGCTTCAGGAAGAGCGGACTTATGATGACATTATATATATGAGTCCGGATGGAGAGCCATTTATTCAAAGAGTCGCTAATCAATTGGCCCTGAAAAAAAACCTTATCCTGCTCTGTGGTCATTACAAAGGAATTGACGAACGCATCAGAGAGCACTTTATCACCCGGGAAATAAGTATTGGTGACTTTGTGCTATCCGGCGGAGAATTAGCAGCGGCAGTTGTAGCAGATGCTGTCATTCGGCTTCTACCCGGGGTCATAAGCGACGAGACTTCTGCACTTACTGATAGTTTTCAGGATGGCCTTGTGGCTCCGCCTGTGTATACAAGACCGGCAGACTTCCGGGGGCATACAGTTCCTAAAATTCTCTTATCGGGGCATGAGGCTAAAATAGAAGCCTGGAGGTTTGAAAAGGCGGTAGAGAGGACAAAGCAACGCCGACCAGACCTATTTAATAATGACAGCCTTAATTCATAA
- the rimM gene encoding ribosome maturation factor RimM (Essential for efficient processing of 16S rRNA) translates to MQKDDCYQLGYVIRKHGTKGEVQAFLDVDDPEAYEELESVFVLKEGDTLIPFFIDTIEIRGQKAVIKFEDIETVPEAEKMVGSQLYLPLEVLPELSDNQFYYHEVIGYTVVDKTLGPMGTVKSFITLGPQHLMEMDYKEKQVLIPVTDHIVIRPDRESSIIHVDLPEGLLDIYL, encoded by the coding sequence ATGCAGAAAGATGATTGCTACCAACTAGGGTATGTGATCCGAAAGCATGGTACAAAGGGAGAAGTTCAGGCTTTCCTGGATGTAGATGATCCGGAAGCTTATGAAGAATTGGAATCAGTGTTTGTTCTCAAAGAGGGCGATACACTGATTCCTTTTTTCATTGATACCATTGAGATCCGGGGCCAAAAAGCTGTCATCAAGTTTGAAGACATTGAGACGGTGCCGGAGGCAGAAAAAATGGTCGGAAGCCAACTTTATTTACCCCTGGAGGTACTTCCCGAACTTTCGGATAACCAATTTTATTATCATGAGGTGATCGGATACACTGTAGTGGACAAAACATTGGGTCCTATGGGTACGGTCAAAAGTTTCATCACTCTGGGGCCACAACACCTCATGGAGATGGATTATAAAGAGAAACAGGTACTCATCCCCGTAACTGACCATATTGTTATCCGGCCGGACAGGGAGAGTAGTATTATTCATGTGGATTTGCCGGAAGGGTTATTAGATATTTATCTCTAA
- the lpdA gene encoding dihydrolipoyl dehydrogenase: MKYDVVVIGSGPGGYVAAIRCAQLGLKTAIVEKYPVLGGTCLNVGCIPSKALLDSSEHFHNAQNHFKEHGINLSKLSVDIKQMIERKRGVVKQTVDGVQYLMKKNKIDVHTGLGSFKDKHTLVIKGGKEEKTIESDKFIIATGSKPSDLPFAKPDKERIITSTEALELVEVPKHLIIIGAGYIGMELGSVYGRLGSKVTVVEFMDRITPGMDKTMSKELQKVLKKLGFDFNLKHKVTGVERKGDEVVVTAEDDKGEKKEFKGNYCLLSIGRKPYTEGLNLEAAGLSTDERGKIEVDDNLKTKVDNIYAIGDVVRGAMLAHKAEEEGIFVAETMAGQKPHINYKLIPGVIYTWPEVASVGYTEEELKEDGRKYKSGSFPFKASGRARASMDTDGLVKVLADKETDEILGVHIIGPRAADMIAEAVVAMEFRASAEDVARMSHAHPTFTESIKEACLAATENRALHI; the protein is encoded by the coding sequence ATGAAATACGACGTCGTAGTTATCGGATCCGGTCCGGGTGGCTATGTCGCAGCCATACGCTGTGCCCAGCTGGGATTAAAAACAGCCATTGTCGAGAAATATCCTGTTCTTGGTGGTACTTGTCTGAACGTAGGATGTATTCCTTCAAAGGCATTATTAGACTCTTCCGAGCATTTCCATAATGCCCAAAACCACTTCAAGGAACATGGCATTAACCTTTCGAAACTTTCTGTCGATATCAAGCAAATGATTGAGAGAAAGCGCGGTGTTGTAAAGCAAACAGTGGACGGTGTGCAGTATCTTATGAAAAAGAATAAGATTGATGTACATACCGGATTGGGATCGTTTAAGGATAAGCATACTCTGGTCATCAAAGGTGGAAAAGAGGAGAAGACTATTGAGTCGGATAAATTTATTATTGCTACTGGCTCAAAGCCATCTGATTTGCCTTTTGCAAAGCCTGACAAGGAAAGAATTATTACTAGCACTGAGGCCTTGGAGCTTGTAGAGGTTCCTAAGCATCTAATCATTATAGGTGCCGGGTATATTGGTATGGAGTTAGGTTCTGTATATGGTCGCTTAGGCAGTAAGGTCACCGTTGTGGAGTTTATGGATCGAATAACTCCCGGAATGGATAAAACAATGAGTAAAGAGCTCCAAAAGGTGCTTAAGAAGCTCGGTTTTGACTTTAATTTGAAACACAAGGTAACAGGGGTTGAGCGTAAAGGCGATGAAGTCGTAGTTACTGCTGAGGATGATAAGGGAGAGAAGAAAGAATTTAAAGGTAATTATTGCCTCCTATCCATAGGACGTAAGCCATACACGGAAGGGCTTAATCTTGAGGCTGCCGGACTGTCTACTGATGAGCGCGGTAAAATTGAGGTGGATGATAACCTGAAAACCAAAGTTGACAACATATATGCTATTGGTGATGTTGTTCGCGGCGCAATGCTGGCGCATAAGGCAGAAGAGGAAGGTATCTTTGTTGCAGAAACCATGGCTGGTCAGAAGCCGCACATCAACTACAAACTAATACCCGGAGTAATTTATACATGGCCAGAAGTAGCTAGCGTAGGCTATACAGAAGAAGAGCTTAAGGAAGACGGGAGAAAATACAAGTCAGGATCTTTTCCATTCAAGGCCTCTGGTCGTGCCAGGGCAAGTATGGATACGGACGGACTTGTAAAAGTTCTTGCAGACAAGGAAACTGATGAGATACTTGGTGTTCATATCATAGGACCCCGTGCAGCGGATATGATTGCTGAGGCAGTAGTAGCTATGGAGTTCAGGGCTTCTGCTGAAGATGTTGCGAGAATGTCTCATGCTCACCCTACGTTTACAGAGTCAATAAAAGAAGCCTGCCTGGCTGCAACAGAAAACAGGGCGCTCCACATATAA
- a CDS encoding 2-oxoglutarate dehydrogenase E1 component: MDKYSYIANAHVSYIDELYKSYKSDPTSVDKTWQIFFEGFEFNKTDFDANGESVSIDSSDPDEIAVRDLIHAYRTRGHLRSNTNPVRKRRDHKAILDPEDFGLENCDPGKEFEAGKLIGIGKASLEKIIGALKYIYEGTVGFEYMYIREPEILQWFKDKSEHEALHFNPSSDEKKRILRKLNEAVVFENFLHTKYLGQKRFSLEGGETTIAALDAAINKGGDSGIKEVVIGMAHRGRLNVLANIMGKTYEQIFNEFEGKADPDLTMGDGDVKYHMGFSSEVETTSGKKVNLKLAPNPSHLEAVNPVVEGFCRAKIDIEYDDDEDSVLPILIHGDAAIAGQGIVYEVTQMSKLKGYYTGGTIHFVINNQVGFTTDYDDARSSIYCTDVAKIIDAPVLHVNGDDPEAVVFCMNLAIEFRQKFNRDIFIDMVCYRRHGHNESDEPKFTQPKLYGLIAKHPNPREVYNKKLIQRGDVDAELAEQMDNEFRQLLQDRLNMVKQKPLPYQYQQMEKEWKELRRSTPEDFASSPETGISEDAYAKIAKALTSLPEGFKPIRQIEKQFKQRKEMFFENEELNWAAAELMAYGSLMLENKLVRLSGQDSERGTFSHRHAVLHDAKTGEAYNSLNHLEGTERKFRVFNSLLSEYGAMGFEFGYAMANPNALVIWEAQFGDFANGAQVMIDQFVTCSETKWQRMNGLVLLLPHGYEGQGPEHSNARPERFLQLAAEYNIIVANVTEPSNFFHLLRRQLAWPFRKPLVVMSPKSLLRHPKVVSKKSELLSGHFREILDDHYAEPKSVKRVVLCSGKIYYDLQEKQQKQKRKDVALVRVEQVHPFPKDQINELLLNKYKGAEVVWVQEEPENMGSWSFVLRVYRDVKMDVISRKASASPATGYGKMHAKEQLEIIEKAFA; this comes from the coding sequence ATGGATAAATACTCCTATATAGCAAACGCCCATGTTTCATATATAGATGAACTATATAAAAGCTACAAGTCCGATCCCACCTCTGTAGATAAAACCTGGCAGATCTTTTTTGAAGGCTTTGAATTCAATAAAACAGACTTTGATGCCAATGGTGAGTCGGTAAGTATTGATTCTTCAGACCCCGATGAAATCGCCGTGCGTGACCTGATTCACGCTTATCGCACGCGGGGACATTTAAGGTCTAATACCAACCCTGTTAGAAAGCGTCGTGATCATAAAGCCATCCTTGATCCTGAGGATTTCGGCCTGGAGAATTGTGACCCTGGAAAGGAATTCGAAGCGGGAAAATTAATCGGAATCGGAAAAGCCAGTCTGGAAAAGATTATTGGTGCCTTAAAGTATATTTATGAAGGCACCGTAGGCTTTGAGTACATGTATATCCGGGAGCCTGAAATCTTACAATGGTTTAAGGATAAAAGCGAACATGAAGCACTTCATTTCAACCCTTCTTCAGATGAGAAAAAGCGCATCTTAAGAAAGTTGAATGAGGCTGTCGTCTTTGAGAACTTTCTACATACAAAATACCTCGGACAGAAGCGGTTTTCTCTGGAAGGGGGCGAAACCACAATCGCTGCTCTTGACGCAGCAATTAATAAAGGGGGAGACTCTGGTATTAAAGAAGTCGTTATAGGCATGGCTCACCGTGGCCGTCTTAACGTACTGGCGAATATCATGGGCAAGACCTATGAGCAGATATTTAACGAATTTGAAGGTAAGGCCGATCCTGATCTAACCATGGGAGACGGTGACGTTAAGTACCATATGGGTTTCAGCTCTGAAGTTGAAACAACTTCAGGTAAAAAGGTGAATCTTAAATTGGCACCCAACCCCAGCCACCTGGAGGCTGTAAACCCTGTGGTTGAAGGCTTTTGCCGGGCAAAGATAGATATTGAGTACGATGATGATGAGGATTCTGTACTCCCTATCCTTATTCATGGTGATGCAGCTATTGCCGGACAAGGTATCGTGTATGAAGTGACGCAAATGTCAAAGCTTAAAGGCTATTACACTGGTGGTACTATTCATTTCGTCATCAATAATCAGGTTGGTTTTACTACTGATTATGATGATGCCCGTTCCAGTATTTATTGTACAGATGTAGCCAAAATTATTGATGCACCTGTTTTACACGTGAATGGAGATGATCCTGAGGCGGTGGTATTTTGTATGAACCTCGCAATAGAGTTCCGGCAGAAATTTAACCGCGACATCTTTATTGATATGGTTTGCTATCGCAGACATGGTCATAATGAAAGCGATGAGCCAAAATTCACTCAGCCTAAGCTATATGGACTTATAGCCAAGCATCCTAATCCTCGAGAGGTATATAATAAAAAGCTTATACAGCGTGGTGACGTGGATGCTGAGCTGGCTGAGCAAATGGATAATGAGTTCCGCCAGTTGCTTCAGGACCGGTTAAACATGGTAAAACAGAAGCCTCTACCATACCAGTATCAGCAAATGGAAAAGGAGTGGAAAGAACTTAGGAGATCTACTCCTGAAGATTTCGCTTCATCTCCTGAGACAGGTATTTCAGAAGATGCTTATGCTAAGATAGCGAAGGCGCTTACCTCTTTGCCTGAAGGGTTCAAGCCTATCCGCCAGATAGAAAAACAGTTTAAGCAACGTAAAGAGATGTTCTTCGAAAACGAGGAGCTTAACTGGGCCGCTGCCGAGCTTATGGCCTATGGTTCTCTTATGCTTGAAAATAAGCTGGTTAGGTTATCAGGTCAGGATTCGGAAAGAGGTACATTTTCCCACCGCCATGCTGTATTGCATGATGCTAAGACCGGTGAGGCATATAATAGCCTGAATCACCTTGAAGGTACCGAAAGAAAGTTCAGAGTATTTAATTCACTGCTTTCTGAATATGGAGCCATGGGCTTTGAATTTGGATATGCTATGGCCAATCCTAATGCTCTGGTTATCTGGGAGGCTCAGTTCGGAGATTTTGCCAACGGGGCACAGGTAATGATAGATCAGTTTGTAACCTGCTCAGAAACCAAATGGCAGCGAATGAACGGTCTTGTTTTATTACTTCCTCATGGCTACGAAGGCCAGGGCCCCGAGCATAGTAATGCCCGTCCCGAAAGGTTTTTGCAATTAGCAGCCGAATACAATATTATAGTGGCTAACGTAACTGAGCCTTCAAATTTCTTCCACCTTTTAAGGAGGCAGCTTGCGTGGCCGTTTCGTAAACCACTGGTGGTAATGTCTCCAAAATCGTTGCTCAGGCACCCTAAAGTGGTTTCTAAAAAGTCTGAATTACTTAGTGGGCATTTCAGAGAAATATTGGATGACCACTATGCAGAACCTAAGTCTGTAAAGCGCGTAGTACTGTGTAGTGGAAAAATCTACTACGATCTGCAGGAAAAGCAACAAAAGCAGAAACGTAAGGATGTTGCACTTGTTAGAGTGGAGCAAGTTCATCCATTTCCTAAAGACCAGATAAATGAACTTCTATTAAATAAATACAAAGGTGCTGAGGTGGTATGGGTTCAGGAAGAGCCTGAAAACATGGGTTCCTGGTCATTTGTATTGAGGGTTTATCGGGATGTCAAAATGGATGTTATCAGTCGAAAAGCCAGTGCATCACCCGCTACAGGTTATGGTAAAATGCACGCAAAAGAGCAGTTAGAGATAATTGAAAAGGCTTTTGCATAA
- the rplS gene encoding 50S ribosomal protein L19: MSDLLKIVEQEYQEARNNHPDFNAGDTINVHVKIKEGNKERIQQYQGTVIQRRNKNSNGETFTVRKISNGVGVERIFPILSPSIEKIEVIRRGKVRRARLFYLRGRQGKAARIKEKLRR, encoded by the coding sequence ATGAGCGATTTACTGAAAATAGTTGAGCAAGAGTATCAGGAGGCTAGAAATAACCACCCTGATTTTAATGCCGGAGATACGATCAACGTTCACGTAAAGATCAAAGAAGGTAACAAAGAGCGTATTCAGCAGTACCAGGGTACTGTTATCCAGCGTCGTAACAAAAATTCAAACGGTGAAACATTCACTGTTCGTAAGATATCGAACGGTGTTGGAGTAGAGCGTATTTTCCCCATTCTTTCTCCAAGTATCGAAAAGATCGAGGTTATAAGAAGAGGTAAAGTTCGTCGCGCTCGCCTGTTTTATCTACGTGGCCGTCAGGGTAAAGCTGCCAGAATCAAAGAAAAGCTGCGCCGTTAA
- the odhB gene encoding 2-oxoglutarate dehydrogenase complex dihydrolipoyllysine-residue succinyltransferase, which translates to MSIAVKVPAVGESINEVTIAQWLKSDGDYVEMDEVICELESDKATFELNAEASGVLKIKAKEGETLEVGALICQIDENGDAADSEGEEKPEAKKSGQDDKTQPEDNGKQDGGASKTGEVIEMSVPAVGESITEVTISSWLKKDGDFVDLDEVIAEIESDKATFELTAEASGFLSILAEEGKTLEIGSPVCKIEVAEESSKKDSGGVSEKDQSASGSKSDNSTYATGHASPAAAKILKEKGISPDEVKGSGVDGRITKEDAMSAQKSDKKASDSKPAKTETNTSEGSAPEQSASDRSQRREKMSNLRKTIARRLVSVKNETAMLTTFNEVNMQPVMELRKKYKDTFKDKYEVGLGFMSFFTKAVCMALHEFPAVNAMIDQDEIVFNDYCDVSIAVSTDRGLVVPVIRNAEKLGFHQIEKEIVRLATKAKNNRLSIDEMSGGTFTITNGGIFGSMLSTPIINAPQSAILGMHNIVERPVVENGEVVVRPIMYLALSYDHRIIDGKESVSFLVRVKSLLEDPARLLLGV; encoded by the coding sequence ATGAGCATAGCAGTAAAGGTTCCCGCAGTAGGGGAATCTATTAACGAAGTTACCATTGCTCAATGGCTCAAAAGTGACGGAGACTATGTTGAGATGGATGAAGTCATTTGTGAGCTCGAGTCGGATAAGGCGACTTTTGAATTAAATGCTGAAGCCTCCGGAGTACTGAAGATCAAAGCAAAAGAGGGTGAGACGCTAGAAGTCGGAGCACTCATTTGCCAGATTGATGAAAACGGTGACGCTGCTGATAGCGAGGGTGAAGAAAAGCCTGAAGCTAAAAAAAGCGGGCAGGATGATAAAACACAGCCTGAGGATAACGGGAAACAAGATGGCGGAGCCAGTAAAACTGGTGAAGTTATTGAAATGTCCGTACCTGCTGTGGGTGAGTCAATTACAGAAGTCACTATCTCTTCTTGGTTAAAAAAAGATGGAGATTTTGTTGACTTAGATGAAGTAATTGCAGAAATTGAATCTGATAAGGCTACATTTGAGCTTACAGCCGAGGCGAGCGGGTTTCTTTCCATTTTAGCTGAAGAGGGAAAAACCCTTGAAATCGGTTCTCCGGTGTGTAAAATTGAGGTAGCTGAAGAAAGCTCAAAGAAAGACTCAGGTGGAGTGTCTGAAAAAGATCAGTCTGCCAGCGGGAGCAAGAGTGATAATTCCACTTATGCTACAGGTCACGCTTCACCTGCTGCCGCTAAAATCCTGAAAGAAAAAGGGATTTCACCTGATGAGGTGAAAGGTTCCGGAGTAGACGGGAGAATCACGAAAGAAGATGCAATGTCCGCTCAAAAGAGTGATAAGAAAGCATCTGATTCAAAACCAGCCAAGACAGAGACTAATACCAGTGAGGGTTCAGCCCCTGAGCAATCAGCTTCTGATCGATCTCAACGACGTGAGAAAATGTCAAATCTCCGGAAAACGATCGCAAGAAGGTTAGTATCTGTCAAAAACGAGACAGCGATGCTGACGACCTTCAATGAGGTCAACATGCAGCCTGTCATGGAATTGAGAAAAAAGTATAAAGATACTTTTAAAGATAAATACGAGGTCGGGTTGGGCTTTATGTCCTTCTTTACTAAAGCAGTTTGCATGGCGCTGCATGAGTTTCCGGCCGTAAATGCCATGATCGATCAAGATGAGATTGTGTTCAATGATTACTGTGATGTTTCTATTGCAGTGTCTACCGATCGCGGGCTGGTAGTTCCCGTCATCCGAAATGCTGAGAAGCTCGGTTTCCATCAAATTGAAAAGGAAATTGTGCGATTAGCGACTAAGGCAAAGAATAACCGCCTTAGTATTGATGAGATGAGCGGAGGTACATTTACCATCACTAACGGGGGAATATTCGGCTCCATGCTGTCTACACCCATCATAAATGCCCCGCAGTCTGCGATATTAGGGATGCATAATATAGTTGAGCGTCCTGTGGTAGAAAACGGAGAAGTAGTCGTAAGGCCTATTATGTATTTGGCCCTTTCATACGACCACAGAATCATTGACGGAAAGGAATCCGTTAGCTTCCTTGTCAGGGTTAAGAGCTTGCTCGAAGACCCTGCAAGGTTGCTTCTGGGTGTTTAG